One window of Mesorhizobium sp. WSM4904 genomic DNA carries:
- a CDS encoding polyamine ABC transporter substrate-binding protein, whose product MIRKALLLSATSAFLTLFSVGGHADDRVVNVYNWSDYIDSSIIDDFTKKTGIKVVYDTFDSNEILETKLLAGGSGYDVVVPSANFLARQIQAGVFQKLDKSKLPNISNMWDVITERTGKYDPGNEYSVNYMWGTVGLGYNVKKVQAALGTDKVDSWDVFFNPESLAKLKDCGVYVLDSPADIIPAALKYLGLDPNSTSPDDIAKAEEALLKVRPYIRKFHSSEYINALANGDICLAVGWSGDVFQARNRAEEAKQGVEIGYSVPKEGAQMWFDQMAIPADAPHVAEALEFINYMMTPEVIAKSSNYVLYANGNKASQQFVDKALLEDTSVYPDEETTKKLYTVQPYDPKTQRVITRTWTKIVTGQ is encoded by the coding sequence ATGATCCGCAAAGCGCTTTTGCTTTCGGCGACCTCGGCATTCCTGACGCTCTTTAGCGTAGGCGGCCATGCCGACGATCGCGTCGTCAATGTCTATAACTGGTCGGACTACATCGACAGCTCGATCATCGACGACTTCACCAAGAAAACCGGCATCAAGGTCGTCTACGACACCTTCGATTCCAACGAGATCCTGGAGACGAAACTGCTCGCCGGCGGCAGCGGCTACGACGTCGTCGTGCCCAGCGCCAACTTCCTGGCGCGTCAGATCCAGGCCGGCGTCTTCCAGAAGCTCGACAAGTCGAAGCTGCCGAACATCTCCAACATGTGGGACGTCATCACCGAGCGCACCGGCAAGTACGATCCGGGCAATGAGTATTCGGTCAACTACATGTGGGGCACGGTCGGCCTCGGCTACAACGTCAAGAAGGTGCAGGCCGCGCTCGGCACCGACAAGGTCGACAGTTGGGACGTGTTCTTCAATCCGGAGAGCCTGGCCAAACTGAAGGACTGCGGCGTCTATGTGCTGGATTCGCCTGCCGACATCATTCCGGCGGCGCTGAAATATCTCGGCCTCGACCCGAACAGCACTTCGCCTGACGACATCGCCAAGGCCGAGGAAGCGCTGCTGAAGGTTCGACCCTATATCCGCAAGTTCCATTCGTCCGAATACATCAACGCTTTGGCCAATGGCGACATCTGCCTGGCGGTCGGCTGGTCGGGCGACGTGTTCCAGGCGCGCAACCGCGCCGAGGAAGCCAAGCAGGGCGTCGAGATCGGCTATTCGGTGCCGAAGGAAGGCGCCCAGATGTGGTTCGATCAGATGGCGATTCCGGCCGATGCGCCGCATGTCGCCGAGGCGCTCGAGTTCATCAACTACATGATGACGCCGGAAGTCATCGCCAAGTCGTCGAACTACGTGCTCTACGCCAACGGCAACAAGGCCTCGCAGCAGTTCGTCGACAAGGCCCTGCTTGAAGACACCTCGGTCTACCCGGACGAGGAGACGACCAAGAAGCTTTATACCGTGCAGCCATACGATCCCAAGACACAGCGCGTCATCACGCGCACCTGGACCAAGATCGTCACCGGCCAATAG
- a CDS encoding ABC transporter ATP-binding protein: MKSLGSIRRDFAPWNDPNAKPYIQFDKVTKKFGDFTAVNNLSLTIFEREFFALLGASGCGKSTLLRMLAGFEEPTAGRILLDGQDLRGIPPYKRPVNMMFQSYALFPHMTVEKNIAFGLKQEGMPAADIEKRVAEMLRLVKLEQFAKRKPHQLSGGQRQRVALARSVAKRPKVLLLDEPLGALDKKLREETQFELMDLQQELGLTFVVVTHDQEEAMTMADRIAIMDKGEVMQVATPAEIYEAPTSRFVAHFVGNVNMFEGKVAERAANTTRITGTTGAQIVVENAADTAKGADIVFAIRPEKIKVSSKKPADAVNALEGEVYDVAYLGDMTVYHIKLDDGQIVRASALNASRVTEDPLTWNDRAWVSFRPDAGVVLTR; this comes from the coding sequence ATGAAATCGCTTGGCAGCATCCGCAGGGATTTCGCGCCATGGAATGATCCGAACGCCAAGCCGTATATCCAATTCGACAAGGTGACCAAGAAGTTCGGCGACTTCACCGCCGTCAACAATCTGTCGCTGACCATCTTCGAGCGTGAGTTCTTTGCGCTGCTTGGCGCCTCGGGCTGCGGCAAGTCGACCTTGCTGAGGATGCTCGCCGGCTTCGAGGAGCCGACCGCGGGGCGCATCCTGCTCGACGGCCAGGACCTGCGCGGTATCCCGCCCTACAAGCGGCCGGTGAACATGATGTTCCAGTCCTATGCGCTGTTTCCGCATATGACGGTGGAGAAGAACATCGCCTTCGGCCTCAAGCAGGAAGGCATGCCGGCCGCCGACATCGAAAAGCGTGTTGCCGAGATGCTGAGGCTGGTCAAGCTCGAGCAGTTCGCCAAGCGCAAGCCGCATCAGCTTTCCGGCGGCCAGCGCCAGCGTGTGGCGCTTGCCCGCTCGGTCGCCAAGCGGCCGAAGGTCCTTCTCCTGGACGAGCCGCTCGGCGCGCTCGACAAGAAGCTGCGCGAGGAGACGCAGTTCGAATTGATGGATCTGCAGCAGGAACTCGGCCTCACCTTCGTCGTCGTCACCCACGACCAGGAGGAAGCCATGACCATGGCCGACCGCATCGCCATCATGGACAAGGGCGAGGTGATGCAGGTCGCCACACCGGCGGAAATCTATGAGGCGCCGACCTCGCGCTTCGTGGCGCATTTCGTCGGCAACGTGAACATGTTCGAGGGCAAGGTCGCCGAGCGGGCGGCCAATACGACGCGCATCACCGGCACGACCGGCGCGCAGATAGTCGTCGAGAATGCCGCCGATACCGCCAAGGGCGCCGACATCGTCTTCGCGATCCGGCCGGAGAAGATCAAAGTCTCGTCGAAGAAGCCGGCGGATGCCGTCAACGCCCTCGAGGGCGAGGTTTATGACGTCGCGTATCTCGGCGACATGACCGTCTACCATATCAAGCTCGATGACGGTCAGATCGTGCGGGCGAGCGCGTTGAATGCCTCCCGCGTCACCGAGGACCCGCTGACCTGGAACGACCGCGCCTGGGTTTCCTTCCGGCCTGATGCCGGCGTCGTGCTGACCAGGTAG
- a CDS encoding DMT family transporter codes for MSDTASPRIALPAVSPREERIGMLLVFLSALMWSFGGTIARFIHVGDSWTVVFWRSLWAVAFLVAFMVWRDGWRGTSKLFRDMGLPGLGVAFCFATASTSFIVALAYTTVANILLMQAGVPLLAALLAWVLFRERVSPGTWAAIAAVITGVAIMVSESLGGAVSPIGDGLALLIAVMFSFATVITRRFAHVRMVPATCLGALLAGAFAASQATEFVVSARDMSFLFALGVINLGVGLAFFAMGARLVPAAIAALLGTFEPILGPIWVWLVHSEVPSVRTIIGGAVVVTALLVHIAFEFKRQTRPERPGITGLPSPN; via the coding sequence ATGTCCGATACCGCTTCGCCCCGCATTGCCTTGCCTGCCGTCTCGCCGCGCGAGGAGCGGATCGGCATGCTGCTGGTCTTCCTGTCGGCGCTGATGTGGAGTTTTGGCGGCACCATCGCCCGCTTCATCCATGTCGGCGACAGCTGGACAGTGGTGTTCTGGCGCTCGCTCTGGGCGGTGGCCTTCCTCGTCGCCTTCATGGTCTGGCGCGACGGCTGGCGCGGCACCTCGAAACTGTTCCGCGACATGGGGCTGCCCGGGCTTGGCGTCGCCTTCTGCTTCGCTACCGCTTCGACGAGCTTCATCGTCGCGCTCGCCTACACGACGGTCGCGAACATCTTGTTGATGCAGGCAGGCGTGCCGCTTCTGGCGGCCTTGCTCGCCTGGGTGCTGTTTCGCGAACGTGTGAGCCCGGGGACCTGGGCGGCAATTGCCGCCGTCATCACCGGCGTCGCCATCATGGTCTCGGAATCTTTGGGCGGCGCCGTCTCGCCGATCGGCGACGGGCTGGCGCTGCTGATCGCGGTGATGTTTTCGTTCGCGACCGTGATCACCCGGCGCTTCGCCCATGTGCGCATGGTTCCGGCCACGTGCCTCGGCGCGCTGCTGGCCGGTGCCTTTGCCGCCTCGCAGGCCACGGAATTCGTCGTCTCCGCGCGCGATATGAGCTTTCTCTTCGCCCTCGGCGTGATCAATCTCGGCGTTGGCCTTGCCTTTTTCGCCATGGGCGCGCGGCTGGTGCCGGCGGCCATCGCGGCACTGCTCGGCACCTTCGAGCCGATCCTCGGCCCGATCTGGGTCTGGCTCGTCCATTCCGAGGTGCCGTCGGTGCGCACCATCATCGGTGGCGCGGTCGTGGTCACGGCGCTGCTCGTCCATATCGCATTCGAGTTCAAGCGGCAGACCCGGCCCGAGCGGCCGGGCATTACAGGCCTGCCATCCCCTAATTGA
- a CDS encoding response regulator — translation MPADFSKVLVVGKSSINRVVVSKIVERSGLKPISEPPETAEKALASQIPGAVILDGGPDDKDCDRLLSGIDALRRASGKALPSVILLSTRNGTPDSLGLSSVVDAVVAKPITPERLQPVIDRLVGRG, via the coding sequence ATGCCGGCGGATTTCTCCAAGGTGCTTGTGGTCGGCAAATCATCGATCAACCGGGTTGTCGTGTCGAAGATCGTGGAAAGATCCGGTCTGAAGCCGATTTCGGAGCCGCCCGAGACGGCCGAGAAGGCGCTGGCCAGCCAGATTCCTGGCGCGGTCATTCTCGATGGCGGCCCCGACGACAAGGATTGCGACAGGCTGCTGTCCGGCATCGACGCGCTGCGGCGCGCTTCCGGCAAGGCGCTGCCCTCCGTGATCCTGCTTTCAACCAGGAATGGCACTCCGGACAGCCTAGGCCTGTCGAGCGTGGTCGACGCCGTGGTTGCCAAGCCGATCACGCCTGAAAGGCTGCAACCAGTGATCGATCGCCTGGTCGGCCGCGGCTAG
- a CDS encoding helix-turn-helix domain-containing protein — MADQKIFAGPRIRRLRNAKGLTQTAMAEGLAISPSYLNLIERNQRPLTVQLILKLASVYKIDPHELQGETKGSIAALKEVFGDPLLAGELPGDQELIDLAEIAPNASTAMVKLFRAYREQAERLSDLNELLAREGRATALSGTRLPVDEVHETFERRPNHFAALEEEAEAFISLLDPGDDLFGVLKAWLRREHGIVVKVLPVATMPNWRRRYDRHSQRLFLSERLSPFDQLREVAMEASLMRMTVAVAAEIQALKLATDEARRLARFELGRYAAHALMMPYQAFHAAAVRARYDIDVLRSRFGVSFEQAANRLTMLQRPGAAGVPFFMLEVDNAGNRFRKAGSHGYPQSRFGGACPKLPVHAAFSQPGRILVEAVEMPDGAEFLCIARTLEGPQGAFSERPRRTALLLGCDIGFRDEIVYSAALPGPAAGKTAHGTAFATPVGPACRLCERVGCLARAEPPVTRPLGLDEMVTGLSAFDFQG, encoded by the coding sequence TTGGCCGACCAGAAGATCTTTGCCGGGCCGCGCATCCGGCGGCTTCGCAATGCCAAGGGGCTGACCCAGACGGCGATGGCCGAAGGGCTGGCCATCTCGCCGTCCTATCTCAACCTCATCGAGCGCAACCAGCGGCCGCTGACGGTTCAGTTGATCCTCAAGCTGGCGTCCGTCTACAAGATCGACCCGCACGAGCTGCAGGGCGAGACCAAAGGGTCGATCGCGGCGCTGAAGGAAGTGTTCGGCGATCCGCTGCTGGCCGGCGAATTGCCGGGGGACCAGGAACTGATCGATCTCGCCGAAATCGCGCCGAACGCCTCCACGGCCATGGTTAAGCTGTTTCGCGCCTATCGCGAGCAGGCCGAGCGGCTATCGGATCTCAATGAGCTTCTGGCGCGCGAAGGCAGGGCGACCGCATTGTCCGGCACGCGGCTGCCTGTCGATGAAGTGCACGAGACCTTCGAGCGTCGGCCGAACCATTTCGCCGCGCTGGAGGAGGAAGCGGAAGCCTTCATTTCGCTGCTCGATCCTGGAGACGACCTGTTCGGGGTGCTGAAAGCTTGGCTGAGGCGCGAGCACGGCATCGTGGTCAAGGTGCTGCCGGTCGCCACCATGCCGAACTGGCGCAGGCGCTATGACCGCCATTCGCAACGCCTGTTCCTGTCCGAGCGGCTCTCTCCCTTCGACCAGTTGCGCGAGGTCGCCATGGAGGCGAGCCTGATGCGCATGACCGTCGCCGTGGCCGCTGAGATCCAGGCGTTGAAGCTGGCGACCGACGAGGCGCGCCGGCTCGCCCGCTTCGAGCTCGGCCGCTATGCCGCGCACGCCCTGATGATGCCCTATCAGGCCTTTCACGCGGCGGCCGTCCGTGCCCGCTACGATATCGACGTTCTGCGCTCGCGTTTCGGCGTGTCCTTCGAACAGGCGGCAAACCGCCTGACCATGCTGCAGCGGCCGGGCGCGGCGGGCGTGCCGTTCTTCATGCTGGAGGTCGACAATGCCGGCAACCGCTTCCGCAAGGCGGGCAGCCACGGCTATCCGCAGAGCCGTTTCGGCGGCGCTTGTCCGAAGCTTCCTGTACATGCGGCCTTTTCGCAGCCCGGCCGGATCCTGGTCGAGGCGGTGGAAATGCCCGACGGCGCCGAGTTCCTCTGCATCGCCCGCACGCTCGAAGGGCCGCAAGGCGCCTTCTCCGAGCGGCCGCGGCGCACGGCGCTTCTGCTCGGCTGCGACATCGGCTTTCGCGACGAGATCGTCTACAGCGCGGCGCTGCCTGGGCCGGCCGCCGGCAAGACCGCGCACGGCACGGCCTTCGCCACGCCGGTCGGTCCGGCCTGCAGGCTCTGCGAGCGCGTCGGCTGCCTGGCGCGCGCCGAGCCGCCGGTGACGCGGCCGCTCGGCCTCGATGAGATGGTGACGGGCCTCAGCGCTTTCGATTTCCAGGGATGA
- the aceA gene encoding isocitrate lyase produces the protein MTDFYNLVPSAPEGRFDGIERPYSPEDVKRLRGSVQIRQTLAEMGANRLWKLIHEEDFVNALGAMSGNQAMQQVRAGLKAIYLSGWQVAADVNTASAMYPDQSLYPANAAPELVKRINRTLQRADQIETSEGKGLSVDTWFAPIVADAEAGFGGPLNAFEIMKAFIEAGAAGVHYEDQLASEKKCGHLGGKVLIPTAAHIRNLNAARLAADVMGTPTLVVARTDAEAAKLLTSDIDERDRPFVDYDAGRTVEGFYHVRNGIEPCIARAVAYAPHADLIWCETSKPDLEQAKKFAEGVRKHHPGKLLAYNCSPSFNWKKNLDDATIAKFQKELGAMGYKFQFITLAGFHQLNFGMFELARGYKDRQMAAYSELQEAEFAAEAHGYTATKHQREVGTGYFDAVSMAITGGQSSTTAMHESTEHAQFRPAAE, from the coding sequence ATGACTGATTTTTACAACCTCGTCCCGTCCGCGCCGGAAGGCCGTTTCGACGGCATCGAACGGCCCTATTCACCCGAGGACGTGAAGCGGCTGCGCGGTTCGGTCCAGATTCGCCAAACGCTTGCCGAAATGGGTGCGAACCGGCTGTGGAAGCTCATCCACGAGGAAGACTTCGTCAACGCGCTCGGCGCCATGTCGGGCAACCAGGCCATGCAGCAGGTCAGGGCGGGCTTGAAGGCGATCTATCTGTCGGGCTGGCAGGTCGCGGCCGACGTCAACACAGCGTCCGCCATGTATCCGGACCAGTCGCTCTATCCGGCCAATGCAGCGCCGGAGCTGGTCAAGCGCATCAACCGCACGCTTCAGCGCGCCGACCAGATCGAAACGTCCGAGGGCAAGGGGCTGTCGGTCGACACCTGGTTCGCGCCGATCGTCGCCGATGCCGAGGCCGGCTTCGGCGGACCGCTCAATGCGTTCGAGATCATGAAGGCTTTCATCGAAGCCGGCGCCGCGGGCGTCCATTACGAGGACCAGCTGGCGTCGGAGAAGAAGTGCGGCCATCTCGGCGGCAAGGTTCTGATCCCGACTGCGGCGCATATCCGCAACCTCAACGCGGCGCGGCTTGCTGCCGACGTGATGGGCACGCCGACGCTGGTGGTGGCGCGGACCGACGCGGAGGCGGCCAAGCTGCTCACCTCCGATATCGACGAGCGCGACCGGCCCTTCGTCGACTACGATGCGGGCCGCACGGTCGAGGGCTTCTACCATGTGAGGAACGGCATCGAGCCCTGCATCGCGCGCGCCGTCGCTTACGCGCCGCATGCGGACCTGATCTGGTGCGAAACCTCCAAGCCAGATCTCGAGCAGGCGAAGAAGTTCGCCGAGGGCGTGCGCAAGCATCATCCGGGCAAGCTGCTGGCCTACAACTGCTCGCCGTCGTTCAACTGGAAGAAGAACCTGGACGACGCGACGATCGCGAAGTTCCAGAAGGAGCTCGGCGCCATGGGCTACAAGTTCCAGTTCATCACGCTGGCGGGGTTCCACCAGTTGAACTTCGGCATGTTCGAGTTGGCCCGCGGTTACAAGGACCGGCAGATGGCGGCCTATTCGGAACTGCAGGAAGCCGAATTCGCGGCGGAGGCCCACGGCTACACCGCGACCAAGCACCAGCGGGAGGTCGGTACCGGCTATTTCGATGCCGTGTCGATGGCGATCACCGGCGGCCAGTCTTCGACCACCGCCATGCATGAATCGACCGAGCACGCCCAGTTCAGGCCGGCCGCCGAGTGA